Proteins from one Primulina huaijiensis isolate GDHJ02 unplaced genomic scaffold, ASM1229523v2 scaffold35959, whole genome shotgun sequence genomic window:
- the LOC140968389 gene encoding amino acid transporter AVT6A-like encodes MTNKAMDGGVKFKKEAVSVTVDDEIIPLLPKKSERSVLNNQEFVGASFTGSVFNLSTTIIGAGIMALPAAMKVLGLGLGVVIIVFVAFLTEFSVGMLLRFSKASAADSYGSVMGDAFGIWGRRILQLCVVINNIGILIVYMIIIGDVLSGTSSSGVHHAGVLEGWFGEHWWNGRFFVLVVITLVVFTPLACFKRIDSLRHTSAVAVLLAFVFLLITMGIVAVKFSQGSIAMPRFLPNVTDINSVWRLFTVVPVLVTSYVCHFNVHSIENELQNPSKMKYVVQVSLALCSVIYVMTSCFGFLLFGDSTLDDVLSNFDIDLGIPYSAQLNDVVRASYTLHLMLVFPIIFYPLRLNLDGLLFPSSAPLARDNIRFGLITAGLISVIFLGANFIPSIWDAFQFTGATAAVCLSFIFPAIITLRDSHSIASKKDKILGVFMVGLAVFSCTIAIYSDAYAIFAKNQIPSPMIILG; translated from the exons ATGACGAACAAGGCAATGGATGGGGGTGTAAAGTTCAAGAAAGAGGCAGTTTCAGTCACTGTGGATGATGAAATAATCCCTCTTTTGCCCAAGAAAAGTGAAAGAAGTGTCTTAAATAATCAAGAATTCGTTGGGGCTTCATTTACTGGCTCGGTTTTTAACTTGTCGACGACTATAATAGGCGCCGGAATCATGGCGCTGCCTGCTGCCATGAAAGTTCTAGGCTTAGGTCTTGGTGTTGTAATCATAGTGTTTGTTGCGTTCCTCACAGAATTTTCTGTGGGCATGTTATTGCGGTTTAGTAAGGCTAGTGCGGCAGATTCTTACGGAAGTGTGATGGGGGACGCATTTGGGATTTGGGGTAGGAGAATTTTGCAGCTTTGTGTGGTGATTAACAATATTGGGATATTGATCGTATACATGATAATCATCG GTGATGTGCTATCCGGAACATCTTCAAGTGGGGTTCATCATGCTGGTGTTCTAGAAGGCTGGTTTGGGGAGCATTGGTGGAATGGGCGCTTCTTTGTTCTTGTGGTGATAACTCTTGTTGTATTTACTCCATTGGCATGCTTCAAGCGCATCG ATTCTTTGAGGCACACATCTGCAGTTGCGGTTCTGCTGGCGTTTGTGTTTCTTCTTATTACTATGGGCATTGTTGCTGTTAAATTTTCACAGGGCTCCATAGCAATGCCAAGATTTCTCCCTAATGTCACTGATATTAATTCAGTTTGGAGACTCTTCACTGTTGTCCCTGTCCTAGTAACATCTTACGTTTGCCATTTCAACG TACACAGCATCGAAAACGAGCTTCAAAATCCTTCCAAGATGAAATATGTGGTCCAAGTTTCATTAGCACTATGCTCAGTCATTTACGTCATGACAAGCTGCTTTGGTTTCCTTCTGTTTGGTGATTCTACTCTTGATGATGTTCTGTCAAATTTCGATATCGATCTTGGTATCCCTTATAGTGCTCAGTTAAATGATGTGGTTCGTGCTAGCTACACACTTCACCTGATGCTCGTATTCCCGATTATATTCTATCCACTTCGCCTGAACTTGGATGGCCTGCTCTTTCCATCTTCTGCACCTTTGGCCAGAGATAACATTCGGTTTGGATTGATAACAGCAGGGCTCATTTCTGTTATTTTCTTAGGTGCTAATTTCATTCCCAGTATTTGGGATGCCTTCCAATTTACCGGAGCAACTGCAGCTGTCTGCCTCAGTTTCATATTTCCAGCTATCATCACTTTAAG GGACTCTCACAGCATTGCTTCAAAGAAAGACAAAATCTTGGGTGTTTTCATGGTTGGTTTAGCTGTCTTCTCATGTACGATTGCTATCTACAGTGATGCCTACGCCATCTTCGCAAAAAACCAAATCCCCTCTCCAATGATCATTCTTGGTTAA